One window from the genome of Rhodococcus sp. ABRD24 encodes:
- a CDS encoding cold-shock protein: MPTGNVKWYDVEKGFGFLSQEEGEDVYVRASALPEGVGGLKAGQRVEFGMAAGRRGPQALSVKVLDPAPSVRQGAGARKEPSARKHSPDELHGMVEDMITLLEATIQPDLRKGKYPDRKTAQRISEVVRAVARELDS; the protein is encoded by the coding sequence GTGCCTACCGGCAATGTGAAGTGGTACGACGTCGAAAAGGGATTCGGCTTCCTGTCACAGGAAGAGGGGGAGGACGTCTATGTTCGCGCGTCCGCTCTGCCCGAGGGTGTCGGCGGCCTCAAGGCCGGCCAGCGAGTCGAGTTCGGCATGGCGGCCGGGCGCCGCGGTCCGCAGGCGCTGAGCGTCAAGGTGCTCGATCCGGCGCCGTCCGTGCGCCAGGGTGCGGGTGCACGCAAGGAGCCGTCGGCCCGCAAGCATTCGCCCGACGAGCTGCACGGCATGGTCGAGGACATGATCACGCTGCTCGAGGCGACGATCCAGCCGGATCTGCGCAAGGGTAAGTACCCGGACCGCAAGACTGCTCAGAGGATCTCCGAGGTGGTGCGGGCGGTGGCCCGGGAACTCGACAGCTGA
- a CDS encoding DUF2771 family protein gives MTLQDRTKKILALLVAVLLVTAGGLATVVTLLVKDASPALPTITAYAHGTSTQVQAGVCNANLECDGLELVELPVPAGMPLQLSLPKDVADSNWRLNVQFGNPRTGEVFDGYRDYSAGEVYSVTVPSKPDEQLLGVIIQLPSNQGLAPVWAIQTLPIPASAQTAS, from the coding sequence ATGACGTTGCAAGACCGGACGAAGAAGATTCTTGCGCTGCTGGTGGCAGTGCTGCTGGTGACGGCGGGCGGTCTCGCCACTGTCGTGACGCTGCTCGTCAAGGACGCTTCCCCGGCGCTGCCGACCATCACCGCATACGCGCACGGCACATCCACGCAGGTCCAGGCCGGCGTTTGTAATGCCAACCTCGAGTGCGACGGCCTCGAACTCGTCGAACTACCGGTGCCGGCGGGGATGCCGCTGCAGCTGTCGCTTCCGAAGGATGTCGCCGACTCCAACTGGCGGCTGAACGTGCAGTTCGGCAACCCGCGCACCGGCGAGGTGTTCGACGGCTATCGCGACTACTCCGCAGGCGAGGTGTACTCGGTGACCGTGCCGTCGAAGCCGGATGAGCAGCTCCTCGGAGTCATCATCCAGCTGCCGTCGAATCAAGGCCTCGCCCCGGTCTGGGCGATTCAGACGCTGCCGATACCCGCCTCGGCCCAGACCGCGTCGTAG
- a CDS encoding MFS transporter, protein MTGPREPHDAYRRGPDPRDPEPRRHPGYDNYPPTRRAAARRTPLPPLHPVDRSAQTERIASQPEPPPTGETEQSTQSTRPFAAADAPEPDTAEHPDSGPPKPPPMPRKLTVTRVAAMRSRELTNKSIATFHRAAKADGADKSGLTALTYAVMANFATDAAIAVALANTLFFSAATGEDKTKVALYLLITIAPFAVIAPLIGPALDRLQRGRRIALASSFALRTVLAIVLVFNFDSWALYPCALGMMVLSKSFSVLKSAVTPRVLPPEIDLVRVNSRLTVFGLIGGTIGAGALAGMVALITGSSMGVLWLAALITMLGAYLSMRIPAWVEVTEGEVPATLTFHGDDSPTELIDAAAVAGVKPSKRRQPLGRAVVTGLWGNGTIRVLTGFLTLYIAFVAKANTNHEALVQAAMLGLVGAAAGIGNFAGNATGARLELGRPAVMVLRCTIAVTVVAIIAAITGNLLTAALAALVASAASALAKVSLDASLQQDLPEESIASGFGRSETVLQLSWVIGGALGVLLPTELWIGFTVVSVVLTIGLVQTIVTYRGGTLLPGLGGKRPEHVNQETTVGRKPHAD, encoded by the coding sequence GTGACCGGACCTCGCGAACCCCACGACGCCTATCGGCGTGGGCCCGACCCGCGCGATCCTGAACCTCGGCGGCATCCCGGCTACGACAACTACCCGCCCACGCGGCGTGCCGCGGCTCGCCGGACGCCCCTGCCTCCGTTGCACCCCGTCGACCGGTCGGCCCAGACCGAGCGCATCGCGTCGCAACCCGAGCCGCCGCCCACGGGCGAGACCGAACAGTCCACGCAATCGACGCGGCCGTTCGCCGCGGCGGACGCGCCGGAACCGGATACCGCCGAACATCCGGACAGTGGGCCGCCGAAGCCGCCGCCCATGCCGCGCAAGCTCACCGTCACCCGCGTCGCCGCGATGCGCAGCCGTGAGCTCACCAACAAGAGCATCGCGACGTTCCATCGGGCGGCAAAGGCCGATGGCGCGGACAAGTCAGGTCTCACCGCGCTCACGTATGCGGTGATGGCCAACTTCGCGACCGACGCCGCGATCGCGGTGGCCCTGGCGAACACCCTCTTCTTCTCAGCCGCGACCGGCGAAGACAAGACGAAGGTCGCGCTGTACCTCTTGATCACCATCGCACCGTTCGCGGTGATCGCACCGCTCATCGGCCCGGCACTCGATCGCCTGCAACGCGGTCGCCGGATCGCGCTCGCGTCGTCGTTCGCGCTGCGGACTGTGCTGGCCATCGTCCTGGTGTTCAACTTCGACAGCTGGGCGCTCTACCCCTGTGCGCTCGGGATGATGGTGCTCAGCAAATCGTTCTCGGTGCTCAAGAGCGCCGTGACGCCACGCGTGCTTCCCCCGGAGATCGACCTGGTGCGGGTGAATTCGCGCCTGACGGTCTTCGGTCTCATCGGCGGCACGATCGGTGCCGGCGCGCTGGCCGGCATGGTGGCGTTGATCACCGGGTCGTCGATGGGTGTGCTGTGGCTTGCCGCCCTGATCACGATGCTCGGCGCGTACCTGAGCATGCGAATCCCGGCGTGGGTCGAGGTCACCGAGGGCGAGGTCCCGGCAACCCTGACCTTTCACGGCGACGATTCGCCGACCGAGCTGATCGACGCTGCCGCGGTCGCCGGCGTGAAGCCGAGCAAGCGGCGCCAGCCACTGGGCCGCGCGGTGGTCACAGGACTATGGGGCAACGGCACCATCCGTGTGCTCACCGGCTTTCTCACGCTGTACATCGCTTTCGTCGCGAAAGCGAACACCAACCATGAGGCGCTGGTGCAGGCCGCGATGCTGGGCCTGGTGGGGGCCGCCGCCGGCATCGGCAACTTCGCGGGCAACGCCACCGGCGCCCGCCTGGAGCTGGGTCGGCCTGCGGTGATGGTGCTACGGTGCACGATCGCGGTGACCGTCGTCGCGATCATTGCGGCGATCACCGGCAATCTGCTCACTGCGGCCCTGGCGGCCCTGGTGGCGTCCGCGGCCAGTGCGTTGGCGAAGGTCTCACTCGACGCATCGTTGCAACAGGATCTGCCCGAGGAATCGATCGCGTCCGGCTTCGGCCGCTCCGAGACCGTTCTGCAGCTGAGCTGGGTGATCGGCGGCGCGCTCGGTGTGCTGCTGCCCACCGAACTGTGGATCGGTTTCACCGTCGTCTCGGTCGTGCTTACGATCGGTCTGGTACAGACGATCGTCACGTACCGCGGCGGCACCCTGCTACCCGGCCTGGGTGGCAAGCGTCCCGAGCACGTGAACCAGGAGACCACGGTCGGCCGCAAACCCCATGCCGACTGA
- a CDS encoding glutaminyl-peptide cyclotransferase, translated as MLAGCSAEAPAEGATPAQNLHTEIVRELPHDPAAFTQGLEISGGTLYESTGLTGQSWVRATEFSSGVEQARADLPREMFGEGITVAGETVWQLTWKHGVAFARDRDTLTEQRQVRYDGEGWGLCAQPDRLVMSNGSDTLTFRDPATFAPTGSVDVTLDGHPLDQLNELECGSDGFVYANVWTTDTIARIDPATGTVTGQIDAANLRAALPGSLSDPNAVLNGIAQIPGTDRFLLTGKNWPRMFEVRFTG; from the coding sequence CTGCTCGCCGGATGCTCCGCCGAGGCCCCGGCCGAGGGCGCGACACCCGCGCAGAACCTGCACACCGAGATCGTGCGCGAGCTGCCCCACGACCCCGCGGCGTTCACTCAGGGGCTCGAGATCTCCGGCGGCACGCTGTACGAGAGCACCGGACTCACCGGACAGTCGTGGGTGCGGGCCACGGAGTTCAGCTCGGGAGTCGAACAGGCCCGAGCCGATCTGCCGCGTGAGATGTTCGGCGAGGGCATCACCGTGGCTGGCGAAACGGTATGGCAGCTGACGTGGAAGCACGGGGTCGCATTCGCCCGCGACCGGGACACTCTCACCGAGCAGCGTCAGGTCCGGTACGACGGAGAGGGCTGGGGTCTGTGCGCTCAGCCGGACCGGCTCGTGATGAGCAACGGCTCGGACACGTTGACCTTCCGAGACCCCGCGACGTTCGCGCCGACGGGATCGGTCGACGTCACGCTCGACGGTCACCCCCTCGACCAGCTCAACGAACTCGAATGCGGCAGCGACGGTTTCGTGTACGCCAACGTGTGGACCACCGACACCATCGCGCGGATCGATCCTGCCACCGGAACTGTCACCGGACAGATCGACGCGGCGAACCTGCGGGCCGCGCTGCCCGGCAGCCTGAGCGACCCGAACGCCGTGCTCAACGGCATCGCCCAGATCCCGGGAACCGACCGGTTCCTCCTCACCGGCAAGAACTGGCCGCGCATGTTCGAGGTGCGGTTCACCGGCTGA
- a CDS encoding DUF3027 domain-containing protein, giving the protein MTARTSADRVECGKIGNVTVASSPEIAVVRPVLADAVDRARTALVDLGEGGVGKYLGVAWEDACAATHRFEADLPGYRGWQWAVVMAAAPESDRVTISELALLPGPDALVAPEWLPWDRRIRPGDLSPGDLLAPPAGDVRLVPGYVATGDPEVDDVALELGLGRKQVMSREGRLDCAERWHDGAHGPDSEMAKAAPSTCDLCGFFLPLAGSLHAAFGVCGNEMAADGHVVHASHGCGAHSDTTLPTGAGTPRYDAYDDAAVEVVEIERAEAPTDPALAEPEVETSTDPEPPLDPASTT; this is encoded by the coding sequence ATGACAGCCCGCACGAGCGCCGACCGGGTGGAGTGCGGCAAGATAGGCAATGTGACTGTTGCGTCTTCTCCTGAGATCGCCGTCGTGCGCCCCGTCCTTGCCGACGCCGTCGACCGTGCCCGGACGGCGCTGGTCGACCTCGGTGAGGGTGGCGTCGGGAAGTACCTGGGTGTGGCCTGGGAGGACGCGTGCGCCGCCACGCACCGTTTCGAGGCGGATCTGCCCGGCTATCGCGGCTGGCAGTGGGCCGTCGTCATGGCCGCGGCGCCCGAGTCCGACCGCGTCACGATCAGTGAGCTGGCGCTCCTGCCTGGGCCCGATGCGCTCGTTGCGCCGGAGTGGCTGCCATGGGACCGGCGGATCCGTCCGGGCGACCTGTCTCCCGGCGACCTGCTGGCGCCGCCGGCGGGAGATGTCCGTCTGGTTCCCGGTTACGTCGCCACCGGCGACCCCGAGGTGGACGATGTCGCGCTCGAGCTCGGCCTGGGCCGCAAGCAGGTCATGAGCCGTGAGGGCCGACTCGACTGCGCCGAGCGCTGGCACGACGGAGCGCACGGCCCCGACTCGGAGATGGCGAAGGCCGCACCGTCCACCTGCGACCTGTGCGGTTTCTTCCTCCCGCTCGCGGGTTCGCTGCACGCCGCGTTCGGTGTGTGTGGAAACGAGATGGCGGCCGACGGGCACGTCGTGCACGCGTCGCACGGCTGCGGCGCACACTCCGATACGACGCTGCCGACCGGCGCCGGAACCCCGCGTTATGACGCCTATGACGACGCGGCGGTCGAGGTGGTCGAGATCGAGCGTGCCGAGGCGCCCACCGATCCGGCACTGGCAGAGCCCGAGGTCGAGACGTCCACCGATCCCGAGCCCCCACTGGACCCGGCATCGACCACCTGA
- a CDS encoding ATP-binding protein, whose product MALRASGKSTGVGRFGVGFTSVLAVSDEIELRSTSGSLQFSAARTRDELLAAGLDIPAVGLPVLRLAWPLDEGPPAGFDAEVVLHLRPGVDGAELLDRFAAEAVDLLLELPALASIEIGDAVHCRSSRDLDGGLTEITVGDRTWWQYATDTARWLVPVVDGRVQPVTSDVLRAPTRSDEELSVPALLIADIAMQPDRRRLLPGASLTECARGYADFVAALPADQRLSLVPTPGFARSEADARLREEMLRELRTHRWVPSAGDAGAGDEPHDLIPSRATVVSGLTDELAAALADVVPGLVDPVLSGPRYAPALAAVDVHRIGLARIAELLAGQARDPQWWHAVYAALEPLVVDALAVEELAAVPVPLADGRTVTGPRTTVLGTDLGHTLDAVAAALNWVRLVHPDAAHPLLSRLGAGQATAGDLLGDPALRARIEDVDDDDPTTAKELASAVLALVRNCASDALPDWLGQLLVPDADGDLTPADELLLPGAPLADVLDEDSPFGTVDPEWVAQVGEESLRAVGVGWGFPLLRAELPTGPEHDLDSEERWWDTLADDPETLVAVRDLDLVDPAKWPQALTLLAENPATAAALADRDGYTAWWLRTHAEVGAVPLGLLCGPEDDTFAGLLDVLDHPQAAALASALAPAEVDGTELAQVLLDRLADPERTPTPAVIARTHRLLADAADRGVLDLDELGLPAGVRSLAGTVADPDRALVLDRPYLGAVVPPARLVLGAFETADALADLLDLPLASTAIHAEVLGEGQPSSWDREPGAVLACAALGLALPSGPVQVHDRLVVQLSGALDGEVAVPWWVDADGHAHCARLPTAPNRTAPNRTAQKRTAQKRTEGTA is encoded by the coding sequence ATGGCGCTGCGCGCATCCGGAAAGTCCACTGGGGTAGGAAGATTCGGTGTCGGGTTCACATCCGTTCTCGCGGTCAGTGACGAGATCGAGCTTCGCTCCACCTCCGGTTCACTGCAGTTTTCTGCCGCTCGCACCCGCGACGAGCTCTTGGCCGCCGGCCTCGACATACCTGCAGTGGGTCTGCCGGTGCTGCGCCTGGCGTGGCCGCTCGACGAGGGTCCGCCCGCTGGATTCGACGCCGAGGTGGTGTTGCACCTGCGGCCCGGCGTCGACGGCGCCGAACTGCTGGACCGGTTCGCTGCCGAGGCAGTGGATCTGCTGCTCGAACTCCCGGCGCTCGCGTCAATCGAGATCGGCGACGCCGTGCATTGTCGCAGCAGTCGCGACCTCGACGGCGGGCTCACCGAGATCACTGTCGGGGACCGCACATGGTGGCAGTACGCGACCGACACCGCGCGCTGGCTGGTGCCTGTGGTCGACGGACGGGTACAGCCGGTGACGTCGGACGTGTTGCGGGCACCCACCCGCTCCGACGAGGAGCTGTCCGTTCCGGCATTGCTGATCGCCGACATCGCGATGCAACCGGATCGGCGCAGATTGCTACCCGGTGCCTCGCTCACCGAGTGTGCCCGCGGCTACGCCGATTTCGTTGCGGCCCTGCCGGCGGATCAGCGCCTGAGCCTGGTGCCCACGCCGGGTTTCGCCCGTAGCGAGGCGGACGCGAGGTTGCGCGAGGAAATGCTGCGTGAGCTGCGCACGCACCGCTGGGTGCCGTCCGCCGGCGACGCCGGTGCGGGCGACGAGCCTCACGACCTGATCCCGTCCCGCGCGACGGTGGTCTCGGGTCTCACTGACGAGCTGGCCGCTGCCCTCGCCGATGTCGTTCCGGGCCTGGTGGATCCGGTACTGTCCGGGCCGCGGTACGCGCCGGCACTAGCGGCGGTGGACGTACACCGGATCGGTCTGGCGCGCATCGCAGAGCTGCTCGCCGGGCAGGCCCGCGATCCGCAGTGGTGGCACGCGGTGTACGCCGCGCTCGAACCGCTCGTGGTGGACGCGCTGGCGGTGGAAGAGCTTGCAGCTGTTCCGGTTCCGCTCGCTGACGGGCGCACCGTGACCGGCCCCCGCACCACCGTGCTGGGTACTGATCTTGGCCACACCCTCGACGCCGTTGCGGCGGCGTTGAACTGGGTACGGTTGGTGCACCCTGATGCCGCACACCCACTGCTGAGCCGCCTGGGCGCGGGACAGGCGACGGCGGGTGACCTGCTCGGCGATCCGGCGCTGCGGGCCCGGATCGAGGACGTCGACGATGACGATCCCACCACCGCAAAAGAATTGGCGTCGGCGGTATTGGCGCTGGTGCGAAATTGCGCATCCGACGCACTGCCGGACTGGCTGGGACAGCTGCTCGTTCCCGACGCCGATGGTGACCTGACGCCGGCCGATGAGCTGCTGCTGCCTGGCGCGCCGCTGGCGGACGTTCTCGACGAGGACTCGCCGTTCGGCACCGTCGACCCGGAGTGGGTCGCGCAGGTCGGGGAAGAGTCGCTGCGTGCGGTCGGTGTCGGCTGGGGCTTTCCACTGCTGCGGGCCGAACTACCGACCGGTCCCGAACACGACCTCGACTCCGAGGAGCGGTGGTGGGACACGCTCGCCGACGACCCGGAGACGCTCGTCGCGGTGCGGGATCTGGATCTCGTCGACCCCGCGAAGTGGCCGCAGGCGCTGACGCTGCTTGCCGAGAATCCAGCCACCGCGGCGGCGTTGGCCGACCGCGACGGCTACACCGCGTGGTGGCTGCGCACCCATGCCGAGGTGGGCGCAGTGCCGCTGGGCCTGCTGTGTGGACCGGAGGACGACACCTTCGCCGGGTTGCTCGACGTGCTCGATCATCCACAGGCTGCAGCACTCGCCTCGGCGCTCGCGCCCGCCGAGGTGGACGGCACCGAGCTGGCGCAGGTCCTGCTCGACCGGCTCGCCGATCCGGAGCGGACGCCGACACCGGCCGTCATCGCGCGCACCCACCGTCTGCTCGCGGACGCCGCCGACCGCGGTGTGCTCGACCTCGACGAGCTGGGCCTGCCTGCTGGCGTGCGCAGCCTGGCCGGCACGGTCGCCGACCCGGACCGAGCCCTCGTGCTCGACCGTCCGTACCTGGGCGCGGTGGTTCCGCCCGCGCGATTGGTGCTGGGGGCCTTCGAGACCGCAGACGCGCTCGCGGACCTGCTCGACCTGCCGCTGGCCTCGACCGCGATCCACGCGGAGGTGCTCGGCGAGGGGCAGCCGAGCTCGTGGGACCGCGAACCCGGTGCGGTGCTCGCATGCGCGGCGCTGGGGCTGGCGCTGCCGTCCGGCCCGGTGCAGGTGCACGATCGACTGGTCGTTCAGTTGAGTGGTGCGCTCGACGGCGAGGTCGCCGTCCCGTGGTGGGTGGACGCGGACGGCCACGCGCACTGTGCCCGGTTGCCGACGGCACCAAATCGGACGGCACCAAATCGGACGGCGCAGAAACGGACGGCGCAGAAACGGACGGAAGGAACGGCGTGA
- a CDS encoding phosphatase PAP2 family protein, whose product MTIDQSVLQWMLDHRTPGLTDVVTVITNSGGTIATFLITTVVTLALLARRYTAEAVIVAGAMLSGWVAMSLLKLLFGRQRPPIPQRLVDLDSHSFPSGHAMMTAILACVLGVVVLRLLAPGIRRNLLLVLLACYTLAVGVSRVYLAAHWLSDVVAGWAFGVAWALLWIWAISRRNASRTRTIEV is encoded by the coding sequence GTGACCATCGACCAGTCGGTCCTGCAGTGGATGCTCGACCATCGGACCCCCGGCCTGACGGATGTGGTGACGGTGATCACGAACAGTGGCGGCACGATCGCGACGTTCCTGATCACCACCGTCGTCACACTCGCGCTGCTGGCGCGGCGGTACACCGCCGAGGCTGTGATAGTCGCGGGGGCGATGCTCTCGGGCTGGGTCGCGATGAGCCTGCTCAAGCTACTGTTCGGCCGCCAGCGTCCGCCGATTCCGCAGCGCCTGGTCGATCTCGACTCGCACTCGTTCCCGTCCGGGCACGCGATGATGACCGCGATACTCGCATGTGTGCTGGGCGTGGTGGTGCTGAGGCTTCTCGCGCCCGGGATCCGGCGGAATCTGCTCCTGGTGCTGCTCGCGTGCTACACACTCGCTGTCGGGGTATCGCGGGTCTACCTTGCCGCGCACTGGCTCTCCGATGTAGTCGCCGGCTGGGCTTTCGGTGTCGCGTGGGCCCTGCTGTGGATCTGGGCGATCAGCCGTCGGAACGCGTCGCGGACCCGCACGATCGAGGTGTGA
- a CDS encoding DUF2530 domain-containing protein, with translation MTEIRSTSTLVARFSDPRPVLAVGTSAWIAATIVVLLGGDRWSTALPVCYAGIALGFIGFGLFVIQRRAARRGGRGAQQGLT, from the coding sequence GTGACCGAGATCCGTAGCACGTCGACGCTCGTGGCCCGCTTCTCCGACCCGCGTCCCGTGCTCGCTGTGGGCACCTCGGCGTGGATAGCGGCCACCATCGTCGTGCTTCTCGGCGGCGATCGGTGGAGCACCGCGCTGCCCGTGTGCTACGCCGGAATCGCCCTCGGTTTCATCGGATTCGGGTTGTTCGTAATACAGCGGCGCGCCGCACGCCGCGGCGGCCGGGGAGCACAGCAGGGCCTCACCTGA
- a CDS encoding NCS2 family permease, translating to MAVTDRTSGSTRPSAPSRMLDTYFKITERGSSISTEVRGGLVTFVAMAYIVVLNPLILGSFSADDAAAKTDVLGNILPVSQVAAVTALVAGLMSIIFGIVANYPFGIAAGLGINSLLAVSIAPQVTWPEAMGLVVIDGVIIVALAVSGFRTAVFNAIPAELKAAIAAGIGMFIAFIGLVDAGFVRRLPDAAGTSVPVGLGIGGSISAWPTVVFIFGVLLMGALVVRKVRGGLLIGIVVTTVLAAILEAVFDIGASKGVDPKGWNLSVPAMPDVVAQMPDLSLVGDFSLFGAFTRIGVLAASLLVFTLVLANFFDAMGTMTGLGKEAGLTDKDGNLPGVGKALVVEGAGAIVGGGASASSNTVFVESASGIAEGARTGLANVVTGLLFLAAMFLTPLYSVVPIEAAAPALVVVGALMIGQVRDIDFSKFSIALPAFLTIVAMPFTYSIANGIGVGFISYVVLAAAGGNAKKVHPLLWIVAALFVAYFAVGPITDAVT from the coding sequence ATGGCGGTAACCGACAGAACCTCCGGCTCCACCAGGCCGTCGGCACCCTCGCGGATGCTCGACACGTACTTCAAGATCACCGAGCGAGGCTCGTCGATCAGCACCGAGGTACGCGGCGGTCTCGTCACGTTCGTGGCCATGGCCTACATCGTCGTGCTCAACCCGCTGATCCTCGGTAGCTTCTCCGCCGACGATGCCGCCGCGAAGACCGACGTGCTCGGGAACATTCTGCCGGTCAGCCAGGTGGCTGCCGTCACCGCGCTCGTCGCCGGCCTGATGAGCATCATCTTCGGCATCGTCGCGAACTATCCGTTCGGTATCGCCGCGGGTCTGGGCATCAACAGTCTGCTCGCCGTGTCGATCGCGCCACAGGTCACCTGGCCGGAGGCGATGGGCCTGGTCGTCATCGACGGCGTCATCATCGTCGCGCTGGCGGTCTCCGGCTTCCGCACCGCGGTGTTCAATGCGATTCCGGCGGAGCTCAAGGCCGCGATCGCCGCAGGCATCGGCATGTTCATCGCCTTCATCGGCCTCGTCGACGCCGGGTTCGTGCGCCGCCTCCCGGACGCCGCCGGCACGTCCGTCCCCGTCGGGCTGGGTATCGGCGGTTCGATCTCCGCATGGCCGACCGTGGTCTTCATCTTCGGCGTCCTGCTCATGGGTGCACTCGTGGTCCGCAAGGTCCGGGGCGGTTTGCTGATCGGAATCGTCGTCACCACCGTGCTCGCCGCGATCTTGGAGGCTGTGTTCGACATCGGCGCCTCGAAGGGCGTCGACCCCAAGGGCTGGAACCTGTCCGTCCCGGCGATGCCGGACGTTGTGGCGCAGATGCCGGATCTGAGCCTGGTCGGCGACTTCAGCCTGTTCGGCGCGTTCACCCGCATCGGTGTGCTCGCCGCCAGCCTGCTCGTCTTCACGCTCGTGCTCGCAAACTTCTTCGACGCAATGGGCACCATGACCGGCCTCGGCAAGGAAGCCGGACTGACCGACAAGGACGGAAATCTGCCGGGTGTCGGTAAGGCCCTCGTCGTCGAAGGCGCGGGCGCGATCGTCGGAGGTGGTGCATCCGCGTCGTCGAACACCGTGTTCGTGGAGTCCGCATCCGGAATCGCAGAGGGTGCCCGCACCGGTCTCGCCAACGTCGTCACCGGCCTGCTGTTCCTGGCCGCGATGTTCCTGACGCCGCTGTACTCGGTGGTGCCGATCGAGGCGGCCGCTCCGGCGCTGGTCGTTGTGGGCGCGTTGATGATCGGGCAGGTGCGCGATATCGACTTCAGTAAGTTCTCGATCGCGCTGCCGGCGTTCCTGACGATCGTCGCGATGCCGTTCACCTACTCGATCGCCAACGGCATCGGCGTCGGCTTCATCTCCTACGTCGTCCTCGCCGCCGCGGGTGGCAACGCGAAGAAGGTGCATCCGCTGCTGTGGATCGTCGCGGCACTGTTCGTGGCCTACTTCGCCGTCGGCCCGATCACTGACGCCGTTACGTGA
- a CDS encoding MarR family transcriptional regulator yields MTSDTRALASDLSLAVVRLTRHLRGRRAEAQVSLTQLSALATLSGEGSMTPGALAAREKVQPPSMTRVIASLADLGLVDRTPHPTDGRQIIVSLSDAGHALIEGETQAREAWMTEKLSGLDSKQLETLRDAVTIISSLVTEND; encoded by the coding sequence GTGACATCGGATACTCGCGCCCTGGCCAGTGACCTGTCCTTAGCGGTGGTGCGTCTCACGCGCCACCTGCGGGGGCGTCGAGCGGAAGCTCAGGTTTCGCTGACTCAGTTGTCGGCGCTGGCCACTCTGAGCGGCGAGGGTTCCATGACGCCGGGCGCTCTGGCCGCGCGGGAAAAGGTGCAGCCGCCGTCGATGACTCGGGTCATTGCGTCGCTTGCGGATCTCGGACTCGTCGATCGCACACCGCATCCCACCGACGGCCGCCAGATCATCGTGTCACTCTCAGATGCCGGCCACGCCCTGATCGAGGGCGAGACCCAAGCCCGTGAGGCGTGGATGACCGAGAAGTTGTCGGGCCTCGACAGCAAGCAACTCGAGACGCTTCGGGACGCGGTCACCATCATCTCCTCGCTGGTTACCGAAAACGACTGA
- a CDS encoding helix-turn-helix domain-containing protein — protein MPDEHASGAEPTAPSAGRMLEAGGDNAIAVTLGILGDEWNLWILRHSFQGARRYSDWTAVGGISHAVLSSRLGALTEAGLFDRVRYSERPPRYEYRRTECGQAVWPILLAVWSWELRWAPDEGILPRMVHSTCGHEFRPVLHCAACGDPAGAREVVAEMGPSGGWTRSVPAASSRRRSSGATRAPNVLPHTMALLGNRWSAAMLGAAFFGAQRYGEFAERMQSSPAIVAERLRTFLDLGVLAETPSTERTDWATYHLTAKGRDFFPVVVCMITWGQRWFHAPEGEAIVFTHTGCGQVFTPRLVCSECDTALEASTVSVEPRVDGEIPRAAYSR, from the coding sequence ATGCCCGACGAACATGCCTCCGGCGCGGAGCCGACCGCTCCGTCCGCCGGACGCATGCTCGAGGCCGGCGGCGACAACGCAATTGCGGTCACGCTCGGCATCCTCGGGGACGAATGGAACCTGTGGATCCTGCGTCATTCCTTCCAGGGTGCTCGCCGGTACAGCGACTGGACTGCAGTCGGTGGCATCTCACATGCCGTCCTGTCCTCTCGACTGGGGGCGCTCACCGAGGCCGGGCTGTTCGATCGGGTGCGCTATAGCGAGCGACCTCCGCGCTACGAGTACCGGCGCACCGAGTGCGGCCAGGCGGTGTGGCCGATCCTGCTCGCGGTGTGGTCGTGGGAGCTTCGGTGGGCCCCAGACGAGGGAATCCTGCCGCGAATGGTCCACTCCACCTGCGGCCACGAATTCCGGCCGGTCCTGCACTGCGCCGCCTGCGGAGATCCCGCAGGCGCCCGCGAAGTCGTGGCCGAGATGGGCCCCAGCGGCGGCTGGACGCGCAGCGTGCCCGCGGCATCCAGCCGACGGCGATCGAGCGGTGCCACCCGAGCGCCGAATGTGCTGCCGCACACGATGGCCTTGCTCGGAAACCGCTGGTCCGCAGCGATGCTCGGCGCCGCGTTCTTCGGGGCACAGCGTTACGGAGAGTTCGCCGAGCGGATGCAATCGTCCCCGGCTATCGTCGCCGAGCGGCTCCGCACATTCCTCGATCTCGGCGTGCTGGCCGAGACGCCGAGTACCGAACGAACGGACTGGGCGACGTATCACCTGACCGCGAAGGGCCGCGACTTCTTCCCCGTTGTGGTTTGCATGATCACGTGGGGTCAGCGGTGGTTCCATGCACCGGAGGGTGAAGCGATCGTCTTCACCCACACCGGATGCGGGCAGGTGTTTACCCCTCGGTTGGTCTGCAGCGAGTGCGATACCGCGCTCGAGGCGAGCACGGTGTCGGTCGAACCTCGAGTCGACGGAGAGATCCCGAGAGCAGCATATTCACGCTAG